The following proteins are encoded in a genomic region of Corylus avellana chromosome ca4, CavTom2PMs-1.0:
- the LOC132177113 gene encoding putative disease resistance RPP13-like protein 1, protein MAHIALATAGIVLPPLLKVFFERMASHEFNDFFRERKLSDKLLRKLKIALLTVNAVLEDAEDRQFTETSVKDWLDELKGTLYDIEDILDEIATKDFRRTITSKVRHSISASHFVNKIEGEINVAFEILEDLAKQIGVLGLRAGVGGQPLERLPTTSFVEESGIFGRHEDEEAIINSLFSNEASGSEIGVIVIVGMGGIGKTTLAQLVYNDNRVKEHFDLKAWVCVSDPFDVFMVMKTIIEEIGLSTNADSTNLNHLQINLKKMLTGKRFLFVLDDVWDKNNAKWEVLSNALKSGIQGSRVIVTTRDQDVARVVHASATHCITELPKEDCWSLFVKYAFHDGHPDAYPKLEAIGRQIVEKCKGLPLAIKAIGSLLWSKLDVDEWDNVFRSELWDLSVEETGILPALKLSYKYLSSHLKRCFAYCSIFPKDYTFKKEKLVLLWMAEGLLPQPKNKTIEEVGDEYFLALVSRSLFQRSSRNKYIMHDLVSDLAKFISKQFALSLEDDYSHEVRSRTRHFSYYCEKVHLMNFKTFHEAKRLRTILELNFFRNGLFIRRGVQFLLPMRRCLRVLILCYHADIAKLPDSIGKLIHLRYLDLSYTGIERLPDSLCKLCNLQILNLSHCRFLAALPRDTHKLINLRHLNFAETCIKEMPTNLGKLKCLQTLTKFIVGKIDSGSSIGELQTLTNLRGSLSIFGLQNVECPADAKDKNMRDMKYLVELVLEWKLGTNASESHIIVLDSLQPHSNLKSLTINQYGGKSFPNWVGHASFSNIASLRLEYCKFCCSLPPLGQLPSLQDLSIVGLDGVVSIGREFYGSGSSSIKPFVALKFVRFEKMLKWEEWFSFDAENEGGAFPNS, encoded by the coding sequence ATGGCTCACATTGCACTGGCAACTGCAGGCATAGTTCTCCCTCCCCTCCTCAAAGTGTTTTTTGAGAGAATGGCGTCTCATGAGTTCAATGACTTCTTTCGGGAACGAAAACTCAGTGACAAACTCCTAAGGAAGTTGAAGATAGCATTGTTGACAGTGAATGCAGTGCTCGAAGACGCAGAGGATAGGCAATTTACAGAGACTAGTGTGAAGGACTGGCTCGATGAGTTGAAAGGTACTCTCTATGATATAGAGGACATTTTGGATGAGATTGCTACCAAAGACTTTCGAAGAACAATTACAAGTAAGGTACGACACTCCATCTCTGCCTCTCATTTTGTGAATAAGATAGAAGGGGAGATAAATGTTGCATTTGAAATATTAGAAGATCTTGCAAAACAAATAGGTGTTTTAGGTCTGAGAGCAGGTGTTGGAGGGCAACCATTAGAAAGACTGCCTACGACTTCTTTTGTTGAAGAGTCTGGTATTTTTGGTAGACATGAAGATGAGGAAGCAATAATTAATTCGTTGTTCTCTAATGAAGCGAGTGGTAGTGAGATAGGTGTGATTGTCATAGTTGGAATGGGGGGAATTGGCAAAACCACCCTTGCTCAACTTGTTTACAATGACAATAGGGTGAAGGAGCATTTTGACCTTAAAGCATGGGTTTGTGTTTCAGATCCATTTGACGTGTTCATGGTAATGAAAACAATTATAGAGGAAATAGGTTTGTCAACTAATGCTGATAGTACAAATCTAAATcatcttcaaattaatttgaagaaaatgttgacAGGAAAGAGGTTCTTATTTGTTTTAGACGATGTTTGGGATAAGAATAATGCCAAATGGGAGGTCTTAAGTAATGCTTTAAAATCTGGGATACAAGGAAGTAGGGTTATCGTGACAACACGCGATCAGGATGTTGCAAGAGTCGTGCATGCTAGTGCAACTCATTGTATAACAGAGTTACCCAAAGAAGATTGTTGGTCACTATTTGTGAAATATGCATTCCATGATGGTCACCCTGATGCATATCCAAAACTAGAAGCAATAGGAAGACAAATCGTAGAAAAGTGCAAAGGCCTACCTCTAGCAATCAAGGCAATTGGATCTCTCTTGTGGTCTAAATTAGATGTTGATGAATGGGATAACGTATTCAGAAGTGAATTGTGGGATTTATCAGTTGAGGAGACAGGCATCCTTCCTGCTCTAAAGTTAAGTTATAAATATCTTTCATCACATTTAAAGCGATGCTTTGCATACTGCTCCATATTCCCAAAGgattatacttttaaaaaagagaaattagtTTTATTATGGATGGCAGAAGGTTTATTGCcacaacccaaaaacaaaacaatagaaGAAGTTGGTGATGAATACTTCCTTGCTCTTGTATCAAGATCATTATTCCAACGATCAAGTCGCAACAAATATATAATGCATGATCTTGTCAGCGATTTGgcaaaatttatatctaaacaaTTCGCTTTAAGCCTTGAAGATGATTATTCTCATGAAGTTCGAAGCAGGACTCGTCATTTCTCATATTATTGTGAAAAAGTTCATCTTATGAATTTTAAGACCTTTCATGAGGCTAAGAGGTTGCGCACTATCCTAGAATTAAATTTCTTCAGGAACGGTTTGTTCATCAGGCGTGGAGTCCAATTTTTATTACCAATGAGAAGATGCCTACGGGTGCTCATTCTATGTTACCATGCAGACATAGCTAAGTTGCCAGATTCAATTGGTAAACTTATACATCTACGTTATTTAGACCTTTCTTACACTGGGATTGAAAGGTTGCCTGATTCCTTATGTAAGTTATGCAATTTGCAAATATTGAATTTATCACATTGTCGGTTTCTTGCTGCCTTGCCAAGAGATACGCATAAACTCATTAATTTGCGTCATCTTAATTTTGCTGAAACTTGCATCAAGGAGATGCCGACAAATCTGGGAAAGCTAAAATGTCTTCAAACATTAACTAAATTTATTGTTGGTAAAATTGATAGTGGATCTAGCATTGGAGAGCTACAAACACTTACAAATCTTCGGGGATCGCTCTCTATTTTTGGGCTCCAAAATGTTGAATGTCCCGCGGATGCTAAGGACAAAAACATGAGGGATATGAAGTACCTTGTGGAGTTGGTATTGGAGTGGAAACTTGGAACAAATGCTTCTGAAAGTCATATAATTGTACTTGATAGTCTCCAACCCCATTCAAACTTGAAAAGTCTCACTATCAACCAGTACGGTGGTAAAAGTTTTCCAAATTGGGTAGGGCATGCTTCATTCTCTAATATAGCATCTCTTCGTCTAGAATACTGTAAATTTTGTTGTAGCTTGCCACCACTTGGGCAATTACCCTCTTTGCAAGACCTCTCTATTGTTGGGTTGGATGGAGTTGTTTCAATAGGTCGGGAGTTTTATGGCAGTGGATCTTCTTCAATTAAGCCATTTGTAGCCTTGAAATTTGTAAGGTTCGAGAAGATGTTGAAGTGGGAGGAATGGTTTTCGTTTGATGCTGAAAATGAAGGTGGAGCTTTTCCTAATAGCTAA